Proteins encoded within one genomic window of Psilocybe cubensis strain MGC-MH-2018 chromosome 2, whole genome shotgun sequence:
- a CDS encoding Norsolorinic acid ketoreductase: protein MSSPSTVYLITGANRPRGVGTITFLLDAFVYATARDPSKAPALDELKKKYPSRLAIVKWVAADVEGNKALAKEIEERHGRVDTVIGNASLLAGNNRVNDVLVSDLEDHFKANVLGPVVLFQALYNLLKKSKQPRFVPISSLVGSISEPTISLDMRNTPYASSKATLNWITRKIHYENEWLITFPLSPGGVDTDMFDYSKETDASGALQAVIQTYGEFPTADKVAVLLLNIIDESTREKDGGQFINVDGSRASW, encoded by the exons ATGTCTTCTCCATCTACTGTTTATCTTATCACTGGCGCCAACCGTCCACGTGGTGTTGGTACGATCACCTTCCTTCTC GATGCGTTCGTTTACGCAACTGCCAGGGATCCGAGCAAGGCCCCGGCGCTTGACGAACTCAAGAAGAAATATCCCTCCAGACTAGCGATTGTCAAGTGGGTTGCCGCGGATGTCGAAGGCAATAAGGCTTTGGCAAAAGAAATCGAAGAGCGTCATGGAAGGGTGGACACCGTTATCGGAAATGCCA GCTTGCTTGCGGGAAATAATAGAGTAAATGACGTCCTCGTTAGTGATCTGGAGGACCATTTCAAG GCTAATGTACTTGGCCCGGTCGTACTATTCCAAGCTCTGTACAACCtgttgaagaaaagcaagCAGCCTCGCTTCGTGCCTATCAGTAGTCTTGTTGGATCAATTTCGGAGCCAACTATATCTCTCGATATGAGGAATACCCCATACGCGTCCAGCAAAGCGACTTTGAACTGGATTACCCGTAAAATCCACTACGAAAACGAGTGGCTCA TTAcatttcctctctctccaGGCGGTGTCGACACAGATATGT TTGACTATAGCAAAGAGACAGATGCATCCGGAGCTCTGCAAGCCGTCATTCAGACATATGGAGAATTTCCAACTGCAGATAAGGTTGCTGTTCTTTTGTTGAACATTATCGACGAGTCGACTAGGGAAAAAGATGGAGGGCAATTCATCAATGTTGACGGAAGCAGGGCGTCCTGGTAA